The genomic region GCCCGCCGGTTTCCAGCCCCATCCAGCCATTTGCGAAGGCCTGGCGCTGTTTGCCGGTCAGATCCGCCTCTTCCCAGTTGGAAAACTCAAACCCGCCGGAAATGCACCACTCGCCAGTGCGGGCCGGGCTGGCAAAGACGTTCTGATCGCTTTCGTCGAAGTGAATGGCGCGGGCAAGCTGCATCATGGGGTCTCCAGTAGCGTGGTGAGGGGAATCATGTGGGTGGTGGTCTCGTCCCGCAAAAGCAGGCCAAAGTCCTCATCCACCCCGAGAAACGTACCGGTCCGGCCCGCGTGGGTTATGGTCTCGCCGATGTCCTGCGCCAACCCGCGCCAGGTGCTGTGAACCGGTTCTGCTCCGGTGTCTTCCCAACGGTTGATCCAGTGCAGCGCGTGGCGCGCCCAGCTTTCCAGCAATTGCCCGGCATCCACATCAGCGCAGCCCTCGGCATAAAGCGCGGTGTCTTCGGGACGATCGCCGGTTTCCCCGTCGCTCGGCGGCCAGAGTGGCAGGTCGAGGCCAATGACCAGCCAGTCTGGCACCTCGGACGGGGTGGTGGTGCTGGCGGCGGCGCGCAACCGGCCACAACGACCGCCATTGATACGCAACCCGCCGTCCCATTGCAGGTGCACGGCAACTTCTGGCGGGGCCAGCGCGCCTAGGGCATTTTGCAACGCGATAGCGCAGACAGGCAGCATGGTCATCGCGTGCTGCAATGCCACCTCTGGCGCAAAGACGAGAGCCGCCTGCAAACGGTCATGCGCGAGGTTATGCACGACCAACCCGGCGTCACAGCCCAGCACCGCCTTCTGACAGGCAAAGGCAAAGGGATCCTCCGCGCCGCTGAGGGCCAACCCTGCCATCAGAGGCGGAAAGCTCAGTTCGCTCATGTCCGCCACCGGATCAGGCCTGACCCTTGGCGATCAGATCGGCGGCCAGATCGTGGAACGCCTTGGCCTGCGCGCTGTCGGGCTTGCTGACCGCAATGGGCGCGCCGCCATCAGCGGCCACACGTACGTCCAGATGCAGCGGTATTTCTGCCAGCAGCGGCACGTTCAGTTTTTCGGCTTCGGCCGCAACGCCGCCATGGCCAAAGACATGTTCCTCATGCCCGCAGTTGGAGCAGATATGGGTGGACATATTTTCCACCATGCCAATGATCGGGACGTTGAGTTTCTGGAACATATCGATGCCCTTGCGGGCATCGATCAGGGCGACGTCCTGTGGGGTGGAAACCACGATGGCGCCGTCCACATGGGCCTTTTGTGCCAGCGTCATCTGCACGTCGCCAGTGCCCGGCGGCAGGTCGACGATCAGCACGTCCAGCGCACCCCATTGCACCTGCATCATCATCTGCTGCAAAGCGCCCATCAGCATCGGACCGCGCCACACAACCGCCTGATCCTCGTTGGTCATCAGGCCGATAGACATCATGGTGACGCCATGGTTGCGCATCGGCAGAATGGTCTTGCCATCGGGGCTGGCAGGGCGGCCAGAGACACCCAGCATCCGCGGTTGCGAGGGGCCATAGACATCGGCATCCAGCAGTCCAACACGACGTCCCTGAGCCGCCAGAGCGCAGGCAATATTGGCCGAAACAGTGGATTTGCCAACGCCGCCCTTGCCAGAGGCAACTGCGATAATACGATCCACGCCTGGGATTTTCTGCGGACCTTGGGGCTGAGCCGGTTTGCTCCCCTTCAGATCCGGGGGCGCCTTGGCAGAATGTGCGGTCAGCATGGCTGAGACTTTGCCTGCACCGGGCAGCGCCGTCACCTTGGCGTCGGCCTCATCGCGCACGGGCGTGTAGATGTCGGATTTTGCCGGATCAATTTCCAGAACAAAGCGGACCGTGTCCTCTTCAATATTGAGCGCGCGGACAATGCCTGCGGCGACGATATCGCTGCCGGACACGGGATCCTTGATGGTCTTGAGCGCTTCGAGGACGATTTCACGAGTGAGGGCCACGCCGGGGTTGCTCCTTCCTGTTACCAGCTTGTTTCAAGCTGTCTTGTTTGTGGTTGGTTACCTGCGGTGGCGTTTGCCCCGACTGCAACAGTTCTTGACGAAGATGTAGATGGTTTCCTAGCATTTCATATGGTCTGGGTATGCACTCTTTTGCGCAAATATGCGGGAATACTGGTCTTGCTGGTATTTGCCGTTTCGATGCAGCCGGTGATTGCCATGGCACAGAGTGATCCGCGCAGGGTCCGGCTGATTGCGCCGCAGGCGCTGATCGACACCGGGGTGCTGGGGTTCATGCTGCCCCGATTTTCCCTGAAAACGCAGGTACGCGTTGAACTGGTCGATACGGTTGCCA from Phaeobacter inhibens DSM 16374 harbors:
- a CDS encoding DUF4444 domain-containing protein, which produces MSELSFPPLMAGLALSGAEDPFAFACQKAVLGCDAGLVVHNLAHDRLQAALVFAPEVALQHAMTMLPVCAIALQNALGALAPPEVAVHLQWDGGLRINGGRCGRLRAAASTTTPSEVPDWLVIGLDLPLWPPSDGETGDRPEDTALYAEGCADVDAGQLLESWARHALHWINRWEDTGAEPVHSTWRGLAQDIGETITHAGRTGTFLGVDEDFGLLLRDETTTHMIPLTTLLETP
- the apbC gene encoding iron-sulfur cluster carrier protein ApbC, coding for MALTREIVLEALKTIKDPVSGSDIVAAGIVRALNIEEDTVRFVLEIDPAKSDIYTPVRDEADAKVTALPGAGKVSAMLTAHSAKAPPDLKGSKPAQPQGPQKIPGVDRIIAVASGKGGVGKSTVSANIACALAAQGRRVGLLDADVYGPSQPRMLGVSGRPASPDGKTILPMRNHGVTMMSIGLMTNEDQAVVWRGPMLMGALQQMMMQVQWGALDVLIVDLPPGTGDVQMTLAQKAHVDGAIVVSTPQDVALIDARKGIDMFQKLNVPIIGMVENMSTHICSNCGHEEHVFGHGGVAAEAEKLNVPLLAEIPLHLDVRVAADGGAPIAVSKPDSAQAKAFHDLAADLIAKGQA